In one Lolium rigidum isolate FL_2022 chromosome 3, APGP_CSIRO_Lrig_0.1, whole genome shotgun sequence genomic region, the following are encoded:
- the LOC124695803 gene encoding uncharacterized protein LOC124695803 → MHSITALPGAAFRQPHLAAPPRRDSPHFRSPLHAAAAHLHLPRTGDNLRDQATLPAARISTPPRNPPHWRSPTDPISSPTPLPRASISASVLLAFRQPVEDGGKAHRTMHQPPLLVRVAASIKPIDGQLLAVPGRHHGGQGSERPKGWGRRCVVLTVGATTALHPSTPSMAALPPNHRGPATVSRGVVRPQGNEWEADGYGVMPHAVLWYLFPCCNVALLHGPRKKCTIACSGCGQNHLCPRARL, encoded by the exons ATGCACTCGATCACGGCCCTACCGGGCGCGGCGTTCCGACAACCTCACCTGGCGGCCCCACCTAGGAGAGATTCCCCACATTTCCGATCCCCGctgcacgccgccgccgcacatCTCCACCTCCCCCGCACCGGCGACAACCTGCGCGACCAGGCGACCCTCCCGGCAGCCCGCATCTCAACGCCCCCTCGAAACCCACCTCACTGGCGCAGCCCCACCGACCCTATTTCTTCCCCGACGCCGCTTCCTCGCGCCTCCATTTCCGCATCCGTGCTGCTCGCCTTCCGGCAACCCGTTGAAGATGGCGGAAAGGCTCACCGGACGATGCACCAGCCGCCGCTGCTCGTTCGCGTCGCGGCATCAATCAAGCCCATCGACGGCCAACTCCTTGCCGTCCCCGGTCGCCACCATGGAGGGCAAGGGTCCGAGCGACCCAAGGGATGGGGACGCAGATGCGTGGTCCTGACGGTCGGAGCGACTACGGCTCTGCACCCTTCGACTCCTTCGATGGCCGCGCTTCCGCCAAACCATAGAGGCCCCGCGACTGTTTCCAGAGGCGTCGTCCGTCCTCAAG GCAATGAATGGGAAGCTGATGGATATGGTGTTATGCCTCATGCAGTTTTGTGGTATCTTTTTCCCTGCTGCAATGTTGCTCTTCTTCACGGTCCAAG GAAGAAATGCACCATTGCCTGTTCCGGATGCGGCCAGAACCACTTGTGTCCTCGTGCACGGTTGTAG